Proteins from a single region of Flavobacterium sp. K5-23:
- a CDS encoding aminotransferase class I/II-fold pyridoxal phosphate-dependent enzyme, whose translation MITTAKRLDIIEEYYFSSKLREVRQLASEGKPIINMGIGSPDLKPSNEVIEAVTLAMQDENAHQYQSYQGLPELRKSMVDFYKNNYNVDLNLNTEVLPLMGSKEGIMHISLAFLNEGDHVLIPNPGYPTYTSVTNLVGAVPVYYDLKESNNWEPDFEALEKLDLTKVKIMWMGYPHMPTGARGSIGLFEKLVAFAKKHQILLINDNPYSFVLNDNPMSLLQVEGAKDVSLELNSLSKTFNMAGWRVGMVLGNAACIDAVLKVKSNMDSGMFFGIQKGAIAALNCDKSWFEDQNVIYRKRRILTEQLAEKLNCKVYKEGVGLFVWAKLPEGITSAEKFIDKILHEKHIFIAPGTIFGSNGEGYIRFALCVKEEKVQEAIDRFN comes from the coding sequence ATGATTACAACAGCAAAGCGTTTAGATATAATTGAAGAATACTATTTCTCTTCAAAACTGAGAGAAGTAAGACAGCTTGCTTCTGAAGGGAAACCTATTATCAATATGGGAATTGGAAGTCCGGATTTAAAGCCTTCAAATGAAGTTATTGAAGCGGTAACACTGGCAATGCAAGATGAAAATGCACATCAATATCAGAGTTATCAAGGATTGCCAGAATTAAGAAAAAGCATGGTTGATTTTTATAAAAACAATTATAATGTTGACTTAAATCTCAATACGGAAGTTTTGCCTTTAATGGGTTCTAAAGAAGGAATTATGCATATTTCATTGGCTTTCTTGAATGAAGGGGATCATGTTTTAATTCCGAATCCTGGGTATCCAACATATACTTCGGTGACAAATTTAGTAGGTGCCGTTCCAGTTTATTATGATTTAAAAGAAAGTAATAATTGGGAGCCAGATTTTGAAGCTTTAGAAAAATTAGACTTGACTAAAGTGAAAATCATGTGGATGGGTTATCCTCATATGCCTACGGGAGCTAGAGGGAGTATTGGATTATTTGAAAAGTTAGTGGCTTTCGCCAAAAAACATCAGATATTGTTAATAAATGACAACCCGTATAGTTTTGTTTTGAATGACAATCCAATGAGTTTGTTGCAAGTAGAAGGAGCGAAGGACGTTTCATTAGAACTTAATTCTCTGAGCAAAACATTTAATATGGCAGGTTGGCGTGTGGGTATGGTTTTAGGAAATGCTGCTTGTATCGATGCTGTTTTGAAGGTGAAAAGTAATATGGATAGCGGTATGTTTTTTGGAATACAAAAAGGAGCTATAGCGGCATTGAATTGTGATAAATCATGGTTTGAGGATCAAAATGTAATTTATAGAAAAAGACGAATTTTAACTGAGCAGTTAGCGGAGAAATTAAATTGCAAGGTGTATAAAGAGGGAGTGGGATTGTTTGTTTGGGCAAAACTACCGGAAGGAATAACTTCTGCTGAAAAGTTTATTGACAAAATACTGCACGAGAAACATATTTTTATTGCCCCTGGAACCATTTTTGGAAGCAACG
- a CDS encoding prephenate dehydratase: MNTKIAIQGILGSFHHQVVQEYFDQVVEIEECLSFEELVDSLMSGKSDQAVMAIENSIAGPIIPNYALIDKNNLHIIGEHYLSIHQNLMALKGQKMEDILEVHSHPMALLQCMDFLKKYPNVKLVEDKDTAETARRIQQNQLKGIAAIASQTASEMYDLEILAPEIQTIKNNMTRFVIIKKENSFLKENEINRASLKFELDHKRGSLAAVLNVMSDCKINLTKIQSLPKIETPWKYSFFVDVTFEDYNDYAKAKSLLEIMAEYFKVLGEYKNTKP, translated from the coding sequence ATGAATACAAAAATTGCAATACAAGGAATATTAGGATCTTTTCATCATCAGGTGGTTCAAGAATATTTTGACCAAGTGGTTGAAATTGAGGAGTGTTTGTCCTTTGAGGAATTAGTGGATAGTCTAATGTCCGGTAAATCAGATCAGGCAGTAATGGCTATAGAAAATTCTATTGCAGGGCCAATTATTCCAAATTATGCTTTGATTGACAAGAATAATTTGCACATAATTGGGGAACATTATTTAAGTATTCATCAAAATTTAATGGCGCTTAAAGGTCAAAAAATGGAAGATATATTGGAAGTTCATTCCCATCCGATGGCATTATTACAATGTATGGATTTCTTAAAAAAATATCCAAACGTAAAATTAGTTGAAGACAAAGACACCGCCGAAACGGCTCGCAGAATTCAGCAAAATCAGTTAAAAGGTATTGCAGCGATTGCCAGTCAAACTGCTTCTGAAATGTATGATTTGGAAATTTTAGCACCAGAAATTCAAACGATAAAAAACAACATGACTCGTTTTGTTATCATCAAAAAAGAAAATTCTTTCTTGAAAGAAAACGAAATTAATAGAGCTTCTCTAAAATTCGAATTGGATCATAAAAGGGGAAGTCTAGCAGCGGTTTTAAATGTAATGAGTGATTGTAAAATAAATTTAACCAAAATACAATCTTTACCTAAAATCGAAACGCCTTGGAAATATTCTTTTTTTGTGGATGTAACATTCGAAGATTACAATGATTATGCAAAAGCAAAGTCATTATTAGAAATTATGGCTGAATACTTCAAGGTATTGGGCGAGTACAAAAACACAAAACCCTAA